Proteins encoded by one window of Agelaius phoeniceus isolate bAgePho1 chromosome 5, bAgePho1.hap1, whole genome shotgun sequence:
- the PTN gene encoding pleiotrophin isoform X2 — protein sequence MKQQQQQRRMFTAALLALVFLLAAVSTTEAGKKEKPEKKAKKSDCGEWQWSVCVPTSGDCGLGTREGTRTGAECKQTTKTQKCKIPCNWKKQFGAECKYQFQAWGECDLNTALKTRTGNLKRALHNADCQKTVTISKPCGKLTKPKPQESKKKKKEGKKQEKMLD from the exons ATgaaacagcaacagcagcaacGTCGAATGTTCACAGCTGCCCTCCTGGCACTCGTTTTCCTTCTGGCAGCCGTGAGTACCACTGAGGCTGGCAAGAAAGAGAAACCAG AGAAAAAGGCGAAGAAGTCTGACTGTGGGGAATGGCAGTGGAGTGTCTGCGTGCCCACCAGCGGTGACTGCGGCCTGGGGACACGCGAGGGCACCCGCACTGGAGCTGAGTGCAAACAAACCACCAAGACTCAGAAGTGTAAGATTCCCTGCAACTGGAAGAAGCAATTTGGAG CGGAGTGCAAGTACCAGTTCCAGGCCTGGGGAGAATGTGACTTGAACACGGCCCTGAAGACTCGGACCGGGAACCTAAAGAGAGCCCTTCATAACGCTGACTGCCAGAAGACTGTCACAATCTCAAAACCCTGTGGGAAGCTTACCAAACCCAAACCTCAAG AatccaagaagaagaaaaaggaaggcaAGAAACAAGAGAAGATGCTGGATTAA
- the PTN gene encoding pleiotrophin isoform X1, with product MSRCGWKGLVYFTKKDSRMKQQQQQRRMFTAALLALVFLLAAVSTTEAGKKEKPEKKAKKSDCGEWQWSVCVPTSGDCGLGTREGTRTGAECKQTTKTQKCKIPCNWKKQFGAECKYQFQAWGECDLNTALKTRTGNLKRALHNADCQKTVTISKPCGKLTKPKPQESKKKKKEGKKQEKMLD from the exons AATgaaacagcaacagcagcaacGTCGAATGTTCACAGCTGCCCTCCTGGCACTCGTTTTCCTTCTGGCAGCCGTGAGTACCACTGAGGCTGGCAAGAAAGAGAAACCAG AGAAAAAGGCGAAGAAGTCTGACTGTGGGGAATGGCAGTGGAGTGTCTGCGTGCCCACCAGCGGTGACTGCGGCCTGGGGACACGCGAGGGCACCCGCACTGGAGCTGAGTGCAAACAAACCACCAAGACTCAGAAGTGTAAGATTCCCTGCAACTGGAAGAAGCAATTTGGAG CGGAGTGCAAGTACCAGTTCCAGGCCTGGGGAGAATGTGACTTGAACACGGCCCTGAAGACTCGGACCGGGAACCTAAAGAGAGCCCTTCATAACGCTGACTGCCAGAAGACTGTCACAATCTCAAAACCCTGTGGGAAGCTTACCAAACCCAAACCTCAAG AatccaagaagaagaaaaaggaaggcaAGAAACAAGAGAAGATGCTGGATTAA